The Micromonospora krabiensis genome window below encodes:
- a CDS encoding MDR family MFS transporter — MRTVQSWLRETAGGLPRRFWYLWAGTLINRLGSFVLVFLAIYLTQERDFSASQAGLVIGLWGVGGAVGTTVGGTLTDRWGRRPTLLTAHLGAATMMLALGLARPLWAVAVGALLLGMFAEAARPAFGAMIIDVVPEKDRLRAFSLNYWAINLGFACAAVLAGVAAQAGYLLLFVVDAATTLITAVVIVTRVGETRRGTSAGPRVAGTPAPTGALRTILGDRVFLGFVALNLFSALVFLQHISMLPIAMGDSGLSPATYGSVIALNGILIVVGQLFVPRLIRGRSRSHVLGLASLVMGVGFGLTAFADAAWFYGLTVLIWTLGEMLNSPSNATLIAELSPADLRGRYQGVFGLSWQIAGAGAPILGGLVREHLGNTTLWAACAAIGGVLAVAHLISGPVRERRAATLRHAWRPVVPVVAVQPPAPEAAEAAAIAPAAPLAAADSPSDTVGTANR, encoded by the coding sequence ATGCGGACAGTGCAGAGCTGGTTGCGGGAGACGGCAGGCGGACTGCCACGACGGTTCTGGTATCTCTGGGCCGGCACCCTGATCAACCGACTCGGCTCGTTCGTCCTGGTCTTCCTCGCGATCTACCTCACCCAGGAGCGCGACTTCTCGGCGTCACAGGCCGGCCTGGTGATCGGCCTCTGGGGCGTCGGCGGCGCGGTGGGCACCACCGTCGGCGGCACCCTCACCGACCGCTGGGGCCGGCGACCCACGCTGCTCACCGCGCACCTCGGCGCGGCGACCATGATGCTGGCGCTCGGGCTGGCCCGGCCGCTCTGGGCCGTGGCCGTGGGCGCCCTGCTGCTCGGCATGTTCGCCGAGGCCGCTCGGCCGGCCTTCGGCGCCATGATCATCGACGTGGTGCCGGAGAAGGACCGCCTGCGCGCCTTCTCGTTGAACTACTGGGCCATCAACCTCGGCTTCGCCTGCGCGGCCGTGCTGGCCGGCGTCGCCGCGCAGGCCGGTTACCTGCTGCTCTTCGTGGTCGACGCGGCCACCACGCTGATCACCGCCGTGGTCATCGTCACCCGGGTCGGTGAGACCCGGCGGGGGACGAGCGCCGGCCCGCGCGTCGCGGGCACGCCCGCCCCGACCGGCGCGCTGCGCACCATCCTCGGCGACCGGGTCTTCCTGGGCTTCGTGGCGCTCAACCTGTTCAGCGCGCTGGTCTTCCTCCAGCACATCTCCATGCTGCCGATCGCGATGGGTGACTCCGGCCTCTCCCCCGCCACCTACGGCTCGGTGATCGCGCTCAACGGCATCCTGATCGTGGTGGGCCAACTCTTCGTCCCCCGGCTGATCCGGGGCCGGAGCCGGTCGCACGTGCTCGGCCTGGCCTCCCTGGTGATGGGCGTCGGCTTCGGGCTCACCGCGTTCGCCGACGCGGCCTGGTTCTACGGCCTGACGGTGCTCATCTGGACGCTCGGCGAGATGCTGAACTCGCCCTCCAACGCCACCCTCATCGCCGAACTCTCCCCCGCCGACCTGCGCGGCCGCTACCAGGGCGTGTTCGGGCTCTCCTGGCAGATCGCCGGTGCCGGCGCCCCGATCCTCGGCGGGCTGGTCCGGGAGCACCTGGGCAACACGACGCTCTGGGCGGCCTGCGCGGCCATCGGTGGAGTCCTGGCCGTGGCGCACCTGATCTCCGGGCCGGTCCGCGAACGCCGCGCCGCCACCCTGCGCCACGCCTGGCGGCCGGTCGTCCCGGTGGTCGCCGTGCAGCCGCCCGCGCCGGAGGCCGCCGAGGCCGCGGCGATCGCACCCGCCGCGCCGCTCGCGGCCGCCGATTCGCCGTCCGATACGGTCGGCACCGCTAACCGTTAG
- a CDS encoding phosphoglyceromutase produces MTASEGPTVGTLVLLRHGESDWNAKNLFTGWVDVDLTAKGEGEARRGGELLREHSLLPDVVHTSVMRRAIRTAELALNAADRHWIAVRRSWRLNERHYGALQGKNKKQTLDEYGEEQFMLWRRSYDTPPPPIDDNDEWSQVGDPRYALLPTELMPRTECLKDVVERMLPYWYDSIVPDILAGRTVLVAAHGNSLRALVKHLDQISDEAIAKLNIPTGIPLRYDLDPQLRPLTLGGTYLDPTAAKEAAAAVANQGR; encoded by the coding sequence ATGACTGCTAGCGAAGGGCCCACCGTCGGGACGCTGGTCCTGCTGCGGCACGGTGAGAGCGACTGGAACGCCAAGAACCTCTTCACCGGTTGGGTCGACGTCGACCTGACCGCGAAGGGCGAGGGCGAGGCGCGGCGCGGCGGCGAGCTGCTCCGCGAGCACAGCCTGCTGCCGGACGTCGTGCACACCAGCGTGATGCGCCGGGCGATCCGCACCGCCGAGTTGGCGCTGAACGCCGCCGACCGGCACTGGATCGCCGTCCGCCGGTCGTGGCGGCTCAACGAGCGGCACTACGGCGCCCTGCAGGGCAAGAACAAGAAGCAGACCCTCGACGAGTACGGCGAGGAGCAGTTCATGCTCTGGCGCCGCTCGTACGACACCCCGCCGCCGCCGATCGACGACAACGACGAGTGGTCGCAGGTGGGCGACCCGCGGTACGCGCTGCTCCCGACCGAGCTGATGCCGCGCACCGAGTGCCTCAAGGACGTCGTCGAGCGGATGCTGCCGTACTGGTACGACTCGATCGTCCCGGACATCCTGGCCGGCCGCACGGTGCTGGTGGCGGCGCACGGCAACTCGCTGCGGGCGCTGGTCAAGCACCTCGACCAGATCTCCGACGAGGCGATCGCGAAGCTGAACATCCCGACCGGGATCCCGCTGCGCTACGACCTCGACCCGCAGCTGCGCCCGCTCACCCTGGGCGGCACCTACCTCGACCCGACGGCCGCCAAGGAGGCTGCCGCCGCGGTCGCCAACCAGGGCCGCTGA
- the phoU gene encoding phosphate signaling complex protein PhoU, producing MRDEFRADLHIVSQLLVDMAEGIRSAMRQATKALLTADRQAAETVVERDAEIDELYRHVEERVCDLLARQAPVASDLRAMITALHVAADLERMGDLAEHVAKTALRRHPSPAVPAELRTIFTDMAGIADRMAEKIGSVLAKPDADLAAELDRDDDAMDDLHKNLFSVLLGDDWPYGVETAIDATLLGRFYERFADHAVNAGEHVVYLITGETASPSN from the coding sequence ATGCGCGACGAGTTCCGGGCCGACCTGCACATCGTCAGCCAACTGCTGGTGGACATGGCCGAGGGCATCCGGTCCGCCATGCGCCAGGCCACCAAGGCCCTGCTGACCGCCGACCGGCAGGCCGCCGAGACGGTGGTCGAACGGGATGCTGAGATCGACGAGCTCTACCGGCACGTCGAGGAACGGGTCTGCGACCTGCTGGCCCGGCAGGCGCCGGTCGCCTCCGACCTGCGGGCCATGATCACCGCCCTGCACGTGGCCGCCGACCTGGAGCGGATGGGTGACCTGGCCGAGCACGTGGCCAAGACCGCTCTGCGCCGGCACCCCTCGCCGGCCGTGCCCGCCGAGCTGCGGACGATCTTCACCGACATGGCGGGGATCGCCGACCGGATGGCCGAGAAGATCGGGTCGGTGCTGGCGAAGCCCGACGCCGACCTCGCCGCCGAGCTCGACCGGGACGACGACGCCATGGACGACCTGCACAAGAACCTGTTCAGCGTCCTGCTCGGCGACGACTGGCCGTACGGGGTGGAGACGGCGATCGACGCGACCCTGCTGGGCCGCTTCTACGAGCGCTTCGCCGACCACGCGGTGAACGCCGGCGAGCACGTGGTCTACCTGATCACCGGCGAGACCGCGTCCCCGTCGAACTGA
- a CDS encoding sensor histidine kinase has product MPATGRRAAPTGSGSSLLSWGRPAIADDPQIGLGRRTIDSLRAGVVVLDPDDVPVLVNPAARAMGLLRTGTSPGSIAAHPLIRTLAGQVRRTGIRREIELDLPRGRDNAGDNPLGVHLRAMGVGAGYIAVEAADVTESHRLARVRRDFVANVSHELKTPIGALQLLAEALLDATEPASDAAPDLSEDMVAARRFAERIQHESTRLGRLVQELLELTRLQGAEPQPAPEPVSVDWVIAEVVDRTRTTASARGIEVAVAGQRNLTVYGSDSQIATAVSNLVENAINYSGEDTTVTITTNAGEETVEIAVTDQGIGIAPTDVDRIFERFYRADQARSRATGGTGLGLAIVKHIASNHGGRVEVSSTLGGGSTFTLRLPSRPPDDLLATLPPVGIEPGPAELRQV; this is encoded by the coding sequence ATGCCGGCGACGGGCCGCCGCGCCGCGCCGACCGGGAGCGGGAGCTCCCTCTTGAGCTGGGGGAGGCCCGCGATAGCCGACGATCCACAGATCGGGCTCGGGCGCCGCACGATCGACTCACTGCGGGCCGGCGTGGTGGTGCTGGACCCGGACGACGTGCCCGTGCTGGTCAATCCCGCGGCGCGGGCGATGGGCCTGCTGCGCACCGGCACCAGTCCCGGCTCGATCGCCGCCCACCCCCTGATCCGTACGCTGGCCGGGCAGGTCCGGCGCACGGGCATCCGCCGCGAGATCGAGCTCGACCTCCCGCGGGGCCGCGACAACGCGGGTGACAACCCGCTCGGCGTGCACCTGCGGGCGATGGGGGTCGGTGCCGGCTACATCGCCGTGGAAGCGGCCGATGTGACCGAGTCACACCGACTTGCCCGGGTCAGGCGCGACTTCGTGGCCAACGTCAGCCATGAGCTCAAGACCCCGATCGGTGCCCTGCAACTGCTCGCCGAGGCGCTGCTGGACGCCACCGAGCCGGCGAGCGACGCCGCGCCGGACCTCTCCGAGGACATGGTCGCCGCGCGCCGGTTCGCCGAGCGCATCCAGCACGAGTCGACCCGGCTCGGCCGGCTGGTGCAGGAGTTGCTGGAGTTGACCCGACTGCAGGGCGCCGAGCCGCAGCCGGCACCCGAGCCGGTCTCGGTGGACTGGGTGATCGCGGAGGTCGTGGACCGGACGCGCACCACCGCCTCCGCCCGGGGGATCGAGGTCGCGGTCGCCGGTCAGCGCAACCTCACCGTCTACGGCAGCGACAGCCAGATCGCCACGGCGGTCTCGAACCTGGTCGAGAACGCCATCAACTACTCGGGCGAGGACACCACGGTCACCATCACCACCAACGCCGGTGAGGAGACCGTGGAGATCGCCGTCACCGACCAGGGCATCGGCATCGCGCCGACGGACGTCGACCGGATCTTCGAGCGGTTCTACCGGGCCGACCAGGCCCGCTCCCGCGCCACCGGGGGCACCGGCCTCGGGTTGGCCATCGTCAAACACATCGCGAGCAACCATGGCGGACGGGTCGAGGTGTCGAGCACTCTTGGTGGTGGATCGACGTTCACCCTCCGGCTGCCCTCCCGTCCCCCGGACGACCTCCTGGCGACACTGCCGCCGGTTGGGATCGAGCCCGGTCCGGCCGAGCTTCGGCAGGTCTGA
- a CDS encoding response regulator transcription factor → MSRVLVVEDEESFSDALSYMLRKEGFEVSVAATGPSALTEFDRTGADIVLLDLMLPEMSGTEVCRQLRQRSHVPIIMVTARDSEIDKVVGLEIGADDYVTKPYSPRELVARIRAVLRRQSPEVAESGAPTLAAGPVRMDIERHVVTVDGTTVQLPLKEFELLELLLRNAGRVLTRGQLIDRVWGADYVGDTKTLDVHVKRLRSKIEPEPSAPRYIVTVRGLGYKFEP, encoded by the coding sequence TTGAGCCGCGTTCTGGTGGTCGAGGACGAGGAGTCGTTCTCCGACGCGCTGTCGTACATGCTCCGCAAGGAGGGCTTCGAGGTCTCGGTCGCCGCGACGGGTCCCTCGGCTCTCACCGAGTTCGACCGGACCGGCGCCGACATCGTGCTGCTCGACCTGATGCTGCCCGAGATGTCGGGCACCGAGGTGTGCCGGCAGCTCCGGCAGCGCTCGCACGTGCCGATCATCATGGTCACGGCGCGGGACAGTGAGATCGACAAGGTCGTCGGCCTGGAGATCGGGGCCGACGACTACGTGACGAAGCCGTACTCGCCGCGCGAGCTGGTGGCCCGGATCCGGGCGGTGCTGCGCCGGCAGAGCCCCGAGGTGGCCGAGTCGGGCGCGCCCACGCTCGCCGCCGGCCCGGTCCGGATGGACATCGAGCGCCACGTGGTGACCGTCGACGGCACCACCGTGCAGTTGCCGCTGAAGGAGTTCGAGCTGCTGGAGCTGCTCCTGCGCAACGCCGGCCGGGTCCTCACCCGGGGGCAGCTCATCGACCGGGTCTGGGGCGCGGACTACGTCGGCGACACCAAGACCCTGGACGTCCACGTCAAGCGACTGCGCTCCAAGATCGAGCCGGAGCCGTCCGCGCCGCGGTACATCGTGACCGTGCGCGGCCTCGGCTACAAGTTCGAGCCCTGA
- a CDS encoding Ppx/GppA phosphatase family protein: MRLGVLDVGSNTVHLLVVDAHHGAHPWPAHSEKVVLRLAEQIGPDGAITEAGADGLVRAVSMAKAAAAGLETDDLIAFATSAVRDATNAPAVLTRVREETGVRLEVLPGADEARMTFLAVRRWFGWSAGRLLVLDIGGGSLEIAAGIDEDPGVAVSLPLGAGRLTRERLTAEPGGLTPPSARAVEELREYVDSVLDPVMKDMTDVGWERAVATSKTFRTLARLAGAAPSGAGLWARRRLSRTGLRQVIGFIRHIPPGQLHELEGVSAGRAHQLLAGAIVAEAVMRRLDVDALDICPWALREGVILRRLDQLGPV; encoded by the coding sequence ATGCGACTGGGTGTCCTCGACGTCGGCTCCAACACGGTGCACCTCCTGGTGGTGGACGCGCACCACGGTGCCCACCCCTGGCCGGCGCACTCGGAGAAGGTGGTGCTTCGGCTGGCCGAGCAGATCGGCCCGGACGGCGCGATCACCGAGGCCGGGGCCGACGGGCTGGTCCGGGCCGTCAGCATGGCCAAGGCGGCCGCCGCCGGCCTGGAGACCGACGACCTGATCGCGTTCGCGACCTCCGCCGTGCGCGACGCCACCAACGCGCCAGCGGTGCTGACCCGGGTCCGGGAGGAGACCGGCGTACGCCTGGAGGTGCTCCCCGGCGCGGACGAGGCGCGGATGACGTTCCTCGCGGTGCGCCGGTGGTTCGGCTGGTCGGCGGGCCGCCTGCTGGTGCTGGACATCGGCGGTGGCTCCCTGGAGATCGCCGCCGGGATCGACGAGGACCCCGGGGTCGCGGTCTCGCTGCCGCTCGGGGCGGGGCGGTTGACCCGCGAGCGGTTGACGGCGGAGCCGGGGGGACTCACCCCGCCGTCCGCGCGGGCCGTCGAGGAGCTGCGGGAGTACGTGGACAGCGTGCTCGACCCGGTGATGAAGGACATGACCGACGTGGGGTGGGAGCGGGCGGTCGCCACCTCGAAGACGTTCCGCACCCTGGCCCGGTTGGCGGGTGCCGCGCCGTCCGGCGCCGGGCTCTGGGCCCGGCGGCGCCTGAGCCGCACCGGGCTGCGCCAGGTGATCGGCTTCATCCGGCACATCCCGCCGGGGCAGCTCCACGAGCTGGAGGGGGTCAGCGCCGGCCGCGCCCACCAGCTGCTGGCCGGTGCGATCGTGGCGGAGGCGGTGATGCGCCGGCTGGACGTGGACGCGCTGGACATCTGCCCCTGGGCGCTGCGCGAGGGCGTCATCCTGCGCCGGCTTGATCAACTCGGCCCGGTCTGA
- a CDS encoding sugar phosphate isomerase/epimerase family protein — protein MTSRVPVLLSSSSVFPERTAAAFQLAAALGYDGVEVMVWTDAVSQDAGALRGLSQHYGVPVLSVHAPCLLVTQRVWSPDPWERLRRSAELAETLEAPTVVVHPPFTWQRDYARNFGDGLATIAGQFPGLRLAVENMYPVRMAGRQFVPYVPTWDPTETGYPAYTLDLSHCAASHSDSMEMADRMGDALAHVHLGDGTGEGRDEHLVPGRGTQPCAELLRSLAGRGFTGSVAVEVSTRGARSRAVREDDLRAALEFARQHLNTPSPVDA, from the coding sequence GTGACTTCCCGCGTCCCGGTGCTCCTGTCCAGCTCGTCGGTCTTCCCCGAGCGGACCGCGGCGGCGTTCCAGCTGGCCGCGGCGCTCGGCTACGACGGCGTCGAGGTGATGGTCTGGACCGACGCGGTCAGCCAGGACGCCGGGGCGTTGCGTGGCCTCTCCCAGCACTACGGGGTGCCGGTGCTCTCCGTGCACGCGCCATGCCTGCTGGTGACGCAGCGGGTGTGGAGCCCCGACCCGTGGGAGCGGCTGCGCCGCTCGGCCGAGCTGGCCGAGACCCTGGAGGCGCCGACGGTGGTCGTGCACCCGCCCTTCACCTGGCAGCGTGACTACGCGCGCAACTTCGGCGACGGTCTCGCCACGATCGCCGGACAGTTCCCGGGCCTCCGCCTCGCCGTGGAGAACATGTACCCGGTGCGGATGGCCGGCCGGCAGTTCGTGCCGTACGTCCCGACCTGGGACCCGACCGAGACCGGCTACCCGGCCTACACCCTCGACCTGTCGCACTGCGCCGCGTCGCACAGCGACTCGATGGAGATGGCCGACCGGATGGGCGACGCGCTGGCGCACGTGCACCTGGGCGACGGCACGGGTGAGGGGCGCGACGAGCACCTGGTGCCGGGCCGGGGCACGCAGCCCTGTGCGGAGCTGCTGCGGTCGCTCGCCGGGCGCGGCTTCACCGGGTCGGTGGCGGTGGAGGTGTCGACCCGGGGCGCCCGCAGCCGCGCGGTGCGCGAGGACGACCTGCGCGCCGCGCTGGAGTTCGCCCGCCAACACCTGAACACGCCGTCCCCGGTCGACGCCTGA
- a CDS encoding CGNR zinc finger domain-containing protein encodes MNFDAYARTGVDLVNARLDDLDDLRALFPDTSAWMRDEVAERDLTIFRRAQKRLRDVFEYGTSGRDAQAVAELNTLLEAYPVQPRISGHDSSDWHMHVTSRGASVSAEYLAGAIWGLSVWLCEYGSARFGVCADERCRNVYLDTSSNNCRRFCSERCATRSHVAAHRARKRAAVGEQVAVGAQATAAESLSPVS; translated from the coding sequence GTGAACTTCGACGCGTACGCCCGGACCGGCGTTGACCTCGTCAACGCCCGTCTGGACGACCTCGACGACCTGCGTGCCCTCTTCCCCGACACCAGCGCGTGGATGCGCGACGAGGTGGCGGAACGGGACCTGACAATCTTCCGGCGGGCGCAGAAGCGCCTGCGCGACGTGTTCGAGTACGGCACGTCGGGGCGGGACGCCCAGGCGGTGGCCGAGCTGAACACCCTGCTGGAGGCCTACCCGGTGCAGCCGCGCATCTCGGGCCACGACTCCAGCGACTGGCACATGCACGTGACCAGCCGGGGCGCCTCGGTGAGCGCGGAATACCTCGCCGGCGCGATCTGGGGCCTGTCGGTCTGGCTCTGCGAGTACGGCAGCGCCCGGTTCGGGGTGTGCGCCGACGAACGGTGCCGCAACGTCTACCTGGACACCTCGTCCAACAACTGCCGGCGCTTCTGCTCGGAGCGCTGCGCCACCCGGTCGCACGTCGCCGCCCACCGGGCGCGCAAGCGGGCCGCGGTCGGCGAGCAGGTGGCCGTCGGCGCGCAGGCGACGGCTGCCGAGTCACTCAGCCCGGTCAGCTGA
- a CDS encoding glutathionylspermidine synthase family protein — protein MRRESTTPRPDWDATIRSQGLVYVDTELPDGGIMSYWDESAAYAFDLDEVLRLEEATEELHRMSVAAAEHVVTRGRYAEFGIPAWAAEAVARSLREAPPTLYGRFDLWYDGSWPPKLLEYNADTPTALVEAAIVQWYWLEHTRPELDQWNSLHERLVAAWARVGAGLHEPRVHVVWSNEEESGEDHMTAGYLAETARQAGLAVELLPIQEIGWDGRRFRDAADQPVTTCFKLYPWEWMLAEPYGPLALDPGTPTTWIEPAWKLLLSNKALLAVLWELYPGHEFLLPAYLDSPRGMTEYVAKPLLGREGGSVRIVTPAEEITNPGSYGDEGWCYQEFRPLPDFAGNRTVLGSWIVAGESAGAGVRESAGLITDGYARFLPHYIDAPRPA, from the coding sequence GTGCGCCGCGAGTCCACCACCCCCCGTCCCGACTGGGACGCGACGATCCGGTCGCAGGGCCTGGTGTACGTCGACACCGAGCTGCCCGACGGCGGCATCATGTCGTACTGGGACGAGTCGGCGGCGTACGCCTTCGACCTGGACGAGGTGCTGCGGCTGGAGGAGGCGACGGAGGAGCTGCACCGGATGTCGGTGGCCGCCGCCGAGCACGTCGTGACCCGGGGCCGGTACGCCGAGTTCGGCATCCCCGCCTGGGCGGCCGAGGCGGTCGCCCGCTCCCTGCGGGAGGCGCCGCCGACCCTCTACGGCCGCTTCGACCTGTGGTACGACGGCAGCTGGCCGCCGAAGCTGCTGGAGTACAACGCCGACACCCCGACCGCGCTGGTCGAGGCGGCGATCGTGCAGTGGTACTGGCTGGAGCACACCCGGCCCGAGCTGGACCAGTGGAACAGCCTGCACGAGCGGCTGGTCGCCGCCTGGGCCAGGGTCGGCGCCGGGCTGCACGAGCCGCGGGTGCACGTGGTCTGGTCGAACGAGGAGGAATCGGGCGAGGACCACATGACGGCGGGTTACCTGGCCGAGACCGCCCGCCAGGCCGGGCTCGCGGTGGAGCTGCTGCCGATCCAGGAGATCGGCTGGGACGGCCGGCGCTTCCGGGACGCCGCCGACCAGCCGGTCACCACCTGCTTCAAGCTCTATCCCTGGGAGTGGATGCTCGCCGAGCCGTACGGACCGCTGGCCCTGGACCCGGGCACCCCGACCACCTGGATCGAGCCGGCCTGGAAGCTGCTGCTGTCCAACAAGGCGCTGCTCGCCGTGCTCTGGGAGCTCTACCCGGGCCACGAGTTCCTGCTGCCCGCGTACCTCGACTCGCCGCGCGGTATGACCGAGTACGTCGCCAAGCCGCTGCTGGGCCGGGAGGGCGGCTCCGTGCGGATCGTCACGCCCGCCGAGGAGATCACCAATCCGGGCAGCTACGGCGACGAGGGCTGGTGCTACCAGGAGTTCCGCCCGCTGCCCGACTTCGCGGGCAACCGGACGGTCCTGGGCAGCTGGATCGTGGCCGGCGAGTCGGCCGGCGCCGGGGTGCGGGAGAGCGCCGGTCTCATCACCGACGGTTACGCGCGGTTCCTGCCGCACTACATCGACGCGCCGCGCCCCGCCTGA
- a CDS encoding proline dehydrogenase family protein: MLRSVILAASRSSQVERLVATAPFTRDVVRRFVAGAKTDDALRATRALAADGLAITLDHLGEDTVTPEQANATRDEYLKLLRLLAGAGLTPAAEVSVKLSALGQMFDEQLAYDNARAICAAADEAGTTVTLDMEDHTTTDSTLDILAKLRKDYPSTGAVLQAYLRRTESDCRELATAGSRVRLCKGAYKEPESVAYQSAREVDKSYVRCLNILMSGDGYPMLATHDPRLIAIGEDRARWFDRGPDRFEFQMLFGIRPEEQARLVGEGYTVRTYVPYGDQWYGYLMRRLAERPANLAFFGRALISKK, translated from the coding sequence ATGCTCCGTTCCGTCATCCTCGCCGCCTCCCGGTCATCCCAGGTCGAGCGGCTCGTCGCGACGGCCCCGTTCACCCGGGACGTCGTCCGCCGGTTCGTGGCCGGCGCCAAGACCGACGACGCTCTGCGCGCGACCCGCGCACTCGCCGCCGACGGTCTCGCGATCACCCTCGACCACCTCGGCGAGGACACCGTCACCCCCGAGCAGGCCAACGCGACCCGCGACGAGTACCTGAAGCTGCTGCGGCTGCTCGCCGGCGCGGGGCTCACCCCGGCCGCCGAGGTCAGCGTGAAGCTGTCCGCCCTCGGCCAGATGTTCGACGAGCAGTTGGCGTACGACAACGCTCGGGCGATCTGCGCGGCGGCCGACGAGGCGGGCACCACGGTCACCCTGGACATGGAGGACCACACCACCACCGACTCGACGCTGGACATCCTGGCGAAGCTGCGCAAGGACTACCCGTCGACCGGGGCGGTGCTCCAGGCGTACCTGCGCCGCACCGAGTCGGACTGCCGTGAGCTGGCCACGGCGGGGTCCCGGGTGCGGCTCTGCAAGGGGGCCTACAAGGAGCCGGAGTCGGTGGCCTACCAGTCGGCCCGCGAGGTCGACAAGTCCTACGTCCGGTGCCTGAACATCCTGATGTCCGGTGACGGCTACCCGATGCTCGCCACGCACGACCCGCGCCTGATCGCGATCGGCGAGGACCGGGCCCGCTGGTTCGACCGGGGTCCGGACCGGTTCGAGTTCCAGATGCTGTTCGGAATCCGCCCCGAGGAGCAGGCGCGCCTGGTCGGTGAGGGCTACACCGTCCGCACGTACGTCCCGTACGGCGACCAGTGGTACGGCTACCTGATGCGCCGGCTCGCGGAGCGCCCGGCCAACCTGGCCTTCTTCGGCCGGGCCCTGATCTCGAAGAAGTAG
- a CDS encoding alpha/beta fold hydrolase: MTVSYVARDGGRIAYEVHGAGPLVVLAHGMGENRGSYRHLVPLLVEAGHRVASVDVRGHGDSSVDWPSYAPAEVAADLLAVVRDLGGGPAVLVGNSSAAAAVVFAAADAPDLVAGIVQTGTFVNQRKLNPVMRVVVAAVTHSPRLFGMFHKTLFPVTRPADDAAFRRAMVAKLKEPGRMAALRGVVEPVEPHWTTRAREVRQPVLVLMGTRDPDFPDPGAEARAARRLFTTAEARMIDDSGHYPHADQPARTAEQLTAFVAVSHGA; encoded by the coding sequence ATGACAGTTAGCTACGTTGCCCGCGACGGTGGCCGGATCGCCTACGAGGTGCACGGCGCCGGCCCGCTGGTGGTCCTCGCGCACGGCATGGGGGAGAACCGGGGGTCCTACCGGCACCTGGTGCCGCTGTTGGTCGAGGCGGGCCACCGGGTGGCCTCGGTCGACGTCCGGGGGCACGGCGACTCCAGCGTCGACTGGCCGTCGTACGCCCCGGCGGAGGTCGCCGCCGACCTGCTGGCGGTGGTCCGCGACCTGGGCGGCGGCCCGGCCGTGCTGGTCGGCAACTCGTCGGCCGCGGCAGCGGTCGTCTTCGCGGCGGCCGACGCGCCCGACCTGGTCGCCGGCATCGTGCAGACCGGCACGTTCGTCAACCAGCGGAAGCTCAACCCGGTCATGCGGGTCGTCGTGGCCGCGGTGACGCACAGCCCACGGCTGTTCGGGATGTTCCACAAGACCCTGTTCCCGGTGACCCGGCCGGCGGACGACGCGGCGTTCCGCCGGGCGATGGTCGCCAAGCTGAAGGAGCCCGGCCGGATGGCGGCCCTGCGCGGGGTCGTCGAGCCGGTCGAGCCGCACTGGACGACCCGGGCGCGCGAGGTCCGCCAGCCGGTCCTGGTGCTGATGGGCACGCGCGACCCCGACTTCCCCGACCCCGGCGCGGAGGCGCGAGCGGCCCGCCGGCTCTTCACGACCGCCGAGGCGCGGATGATCGACGACTCCGGTCACTACCCGCACGCGGACCAGCCGGCCCGCACGGCGGAGCAGCTGACCGCGTTCGTGGCGGTGAGCCACGGTGCCTAG
- a CDS encoding TetR-like C-terminal domain-containing protein, translating into MPRVGLNQQTVVREAARLADEVGYPQLTLAALAARLGVALPSLYKHVRGADALAQKLSALVTAELATELTTAAAGRAGVDALRAIAAAYRSYARRHPGRYPATQRVPDPTDPEHVAAGERAVGAIYAVLRGYGITGDDAVDATRALRSALHGFVALEAAGGFGLPREVDRSYDQLVDALDIAFAAWPRRAG; encoded by the coding sequence GTGCCTAGGGTCGGCCTCAACCAGCAGACCGTGGTGCGCGAGGCGGCCCGGCTGGCCGACGAGGTCGGCTATCCGCAGCTCACCCTCGCCGCGCTGGCGGCCCGGCTCGGCGTCGCGCTGCCCAGCCTCTACAAGCACGTCCGGGGCGCTGACGCGCTCGCCCAGAAGCTCTCCGCGCTGGTCACCGCCGAGCTGGCCACCGAGCTGACCACGGCCGCCGCCGGGCGGGCCGGCGTCGACGCGCTGCGCGCCATCGCCGCCGCCTACCGGTCCTACGCGCGGCGGCACCCCGGGCGCTATCCGGCCACCCAACGGGTGCCGGACCCGACCGACCCCGAGCACGTCGCCGCGGGCGAGCGGGCGGTCGGCGCGATCTACGCGGTGCTGCGCGGCTACGGAATCACCGGGGACGACGCGGTGGACGCCACCCGCGCGCTGCGCAGCGCGTTGCACGGGTTCGTCGCCCTGGAGGCGGCCGGCGGCTTCGGCCTGCCCCGCGAGGTCGACCGCTCGTACGACCAGCTGGTCGACGCGTTGGACATCGCCTTCGCCGCGTGGCCCCGGCGCGCCGGCTGA